One window from the genome of Amaranthus tricolor cultivar Red isolate AtriRed21 chromosome 9, ASM2621246v1, whole genome shotgun sequence encodes:
- the LOC130824089 gene encoding transcription repressor OFP5, which translates to MNWGRKKKPSSSTNHPHLISHVFPLSWISKFKRKPDKSSSTTPKTNQNEKQVLHRVNSSKSPKNPIIPSYYWDSKLYTQDDDGFWRLSSNKENISVKEAITKKKTQNSRVKKPDIAPKKSRTSEEVTNESLKRTYRRIMEATQELHRELDEVNGYKKSEFDLVHVMQMMGRNQIDLGKNPSSISRDFERSEWKKLKDAKIKEILFKNEKQRKSFHIGNGTSKTSKVRVNSPRTPSKMEPCKIKALENMKKAKMKKKMKELELEGKSESIGSFAVVKSSSDPKQDFRESMVEMIMEKRIRRPEELEELLACYLTLNADEYHDVIIRVFRQVWCELEDAELV; encoded by the coding sequence ATGAATTGGGGAAGGAAGAAAAAACCTTCATCATCAACTAATCATCCCCATTTGATTTCTCATGTCTTTCCCCTCTCATGGATTTCCAAATTCAAACGAAAACCCGATAAATCGAGCTCAACTACacccaaaacaaatcaaaatgagaAACAAGTTTTGCATAGGGTGAATTCAtcaaaatcaccaaaaaatCCTATTATTCCTTCTTACTATTGGGATAGTAAGTTATACACACAAGATGATGATGGGTTTTGGAGACTTTCATCAAATAAGGAAAATATAAGTGTCAAAGAAGCTATAACAAAGAAAAAGACACAAAATTCTAGAGTTAAGAAGCCTGATATTGCACCAAAAAAAAGCAGAACAAGTGAAGAAGTAACCAACGAAAGCCTAAAAAGGACTTATAGGAGAATCATGGAAGCAACACAAGAACTACATAGGGAGTTGGATGAGGTAAATGGGTATAAAAAGTCTGAATTTGATCTTGTACATGTAATGCAAATGATGGGTCGAAATCAAATCGACTTGGGTAAAAACCCGAGTTCAATTTCGagggattttgagagatcgGAATGGAAAAAATTGAAGGATGCTAAGATAAAAGAGATACTTTTTAAGAATGAGAAGCAGAGGAAATCTTTTCATATTGGTAATGGGACTAGTAAGACTAGTAAGGTAAGAGTAAATTCTCCTAGGACACCTTCAAAGATGGAACCTTGCAAGATAAAAGCATTGGAAAACATGAAGAAAgcaaagatgaagaagaagatgaaggaatTAGAATTGGAGGGTAAATCAGAAAGTATAGGGAGTTTTGCTGTTGTGAAATCGTCGAGCGATCCGAAGCAGGATTTTAGAGAATCAATGGTGGAGATGATTATGGAGAAAAGGATTAGAAGGCCGGAAGAGCTTGAGGAATTGTTGGCTTGTTATCTTACTTTGAATGCTGATGAGTATCATGATGTTATCATAAGAGTGTTTCGACAAGTTTGGTGCGAGTTGGAAGATGCTGAgttagtgtaa